A window of Clostridia bacterium genomic DNA:
TGGTGCAGACTTCACATAATCCTTTACGTCCTCGATTTCCCACATTCTGTGGCCATAGGTCCAACTGATAAACTCACCCTTTGCCCCTGCCCGTCGCATCCCCTCTTTAATCAGGTCTACCGTGTGGGACAAAACATCGCCCATTTTATACTGTCCGCATCGGGGACATTTGGAATAATCTACCACACTCGCGCAATTGGTTACCCGCTCGCCCTCTGTGATGTCGATAAAACCGCCCAAATCAGGCACAGCCCTAAACAACCGCTCGGTCATTTCGATGCAGTATTTTGCCCCCTCCTCCGTGTGGGTGCAAAAGGCAGGTCTGTTCCATCCCGGCGCACCGTTGATTTCGGGGTATTTTCCCGCAAGGTCCTCCGGCAAGCCCGAAGGCTCAACCCCGAACACATACACCTTTATGCCGTATCTTGCGCATTTTTCCACAACTTTTCTTAATTTTTCCAGTCTTTGCTCCGAGCCTTCGCCGTATTCGGTGATGATGTCGGAGGTCAGTAAATCCGAAAAATAAGTATATATCCAGATACCGTTATTGCCGTCATGGGCAATACGGTTTAAGTAGTTGTCGGGATAGTAATCCACGTCATTAAACAGCTCGTCCACCCGATTCGGTTCGCGGTTTGTGGGGCTGAAAAAACCTCTTGTGATACGGGATTTTACCGCAGGCTTTCGCGTTTCGGTAAAAGGCTTTAAAAAAGGCGCTTCACTTTCGGTAATCAAATCCTCCAAATGCACCAACGCACGGCGTACACCTTCGGTATCTGCAGAACAAATCACGCACTCACTTTCCGAAACGGTCACAATATGCTCTTCAAAACAGCTTGTTTTCCCCATCTCAATGCGAACGGGATACCGCGTGCCACCCATTTCATACACCTTTAAAAAGGTATCAAAATCATCAAAAGCCGTTTCCAACAATCCCTTTTCATCGGGAAAACGGATGTCTAAATACATACCGCGCACATCAATTTCGCCCGTTTCCTTTTCACGCAAGCCAAACCCCTTAGGTTTTTCCGCATGCAAAGGCTTTTTTAATTCTTCCACAAATGCCATGGGCGGTTGCTTGTCCACAAACAAATCCAAATTTTTATTAAAAGTCGGGTTATCCAGCTTTTTATTCGGCAACGCCTTTTTTAAAGTGATTTTTTTCATCATGCTTTCCCTCTTTCTTTTTTAAGTAAATCCAATCGGACAATCCCCAAAAGTGCCGCCGCCACCGTTAAGATATGGGACAGCATCATGGTCATTGCCGCAGAAACCGCAACATCATACAAAAGCCACAGCACACCGTTTAAAAGCATAAACAGTCGATAGCCCGATGCCTTTTTCTGTGCTAATCCCAACGCACAGCTGACCGCTGCCGCGGCAGACAGCAAATCCTGGGGCATTCTGTAAGTTGCAAGCGAACAAACGCCAAACGCCACTAAAAAAGCAAGGGCTAAGAAAAAGGGTGTTTTGTCGGGGTTTTTGAGGCGGTACAAAAAGAAGACAATGGTCTGCAAAATTGCAACCCCGTACAAACCGCACCCCGAAAGGTTTCCGTTTAATATGTAGCTTAATGCGCCAAGTCCGTTGCAAACCAACTGACACACCAAAATGTACCGTACATTTTTCAGTTGCATGGATAAAACCACCGCAACCGACACAATAAGTCCTAACCATTCGGATAATCCGAAATCCATTTTCACTTCACCTCATCAATCGGGAATCAATTCTGCCACAACGCCCGGCACCATTCCCATTTCGGGGAACTTTTTAAGCTCGGGATGGATAACGGCCAAATCCTTCATAAACAACTCCACGTCAAATGCCATTTGCATTTCAGGCTCGTTGATATATACAAAACGAGCCAAGTCTACCCATTTATCTCTGTTTTCTTCATAATATGTCTCTTTGGTAGCCGCTTCTGCTGTCATATATTTTATAAGCATTTCCATATGGAATTGCGCATAAAATACCGATTTGCGTTTGGCAAAAGGCAACGCATTGATTTCGTCCTGCTTTTCTTTTAAGAAGGCAAGCATATTTTCCGCTTCGTGCTTGATGGCAAGGGACATTTCTTCGGTACGATGAATAACCACCTTACTGTTTGCGGACTGACGCATAAAATAGCCCTTGAAATCTTCTGCCAAAGAGCCGAATGCCGCTTCAAAATAGTCATCCGTCATCTGTTCAAAGGAGATTTTTTCGTCCCACATTGCCTTGCACATTACATACTGACCGAAACCGTTGGGCATAAATGCTCTTTGTGCCTGACAACTTACAACACCCAAAACGTTGTACTTTTTCATAGACACAATGTCTTCATACACAATTTTAGCAAGATTAAATGTACCGAAATCGCCGTAATGATGCTTTGCGGCTCTCCAGTAATAATACTCATAGCTGAAGCAGTCCACAGGGAATTGCTTGTACCATCTGGCAAGATGTCCCAGATTGTCCTCATTGTCCTTGGGATTATGCATTTTGTTCAATTCATAAGGAATTTCCTCGGTCAATTCACCCACCTGAGCATAGGATGTATCATAAAATCTGCCGATGGGCGCAAACATCAGAATCATACGGTCAAGATTTTTGATTTTTTCTTCCAACGGTGCCCAAAGCAAATCCAGATATGCCAAAAATACAATTTTGGTGTCCAGATTACGCTTGGTCAATGCTTCATCCACCTCATTCAAAAGCATAACATACCAGTCGGCAGGTCTTTTTTGGCGACAAGCATCACATTCGCAATAATTGCTCGAGCCGTCCGCCAACCAGAAATGAATGACATCAATTTCGGGATGTGCTTCGGAATAATCCGCCACACATTCTGCCATTAAAGTACGTACTTCGGGATTGGAATAGCAAAGCTGGGTATTTGCCGCACCGTCTGCCACACTTCTTTTGCCGTTTACAAGGGCAAACTTACTGCGGATTTCTTCGGGATAATCCCCTTCGCCGTCCGACTCCAGAAGACCTAAAGGCATACTGGTCCAGCCGTGTCCCACATCATGGAACGAAAGACCTCTCTTTTTAACTTCCACCGCAACCTTATCTTTAAAAAGCATACCATCTTCAGGTTGCAGATTTTCGTTCAAACGGTATCCGTTTCGCTGATGCTTATACCAACGGTTCATAAAGCCAAAGGGATTTGTAAACTGCAGAAAATAAGCATTCAAACCCATTTTTGCCGCCCAGTCAATGTTGGTTAAAAGCACCTCTAAGGAGCTTGCTCCCTCTAAACAGGTACCGCGGTACTTGCTGGTCGCGGTATGGGTAAATACCACTTCATGTTCTTCAACCTTAACCCCCTCAGGGATGTATTCACCATCGTGACCGTGGCGCACCCAGCGGATACCAAGCGCCTCTAAATACTGATACACCGCATAGAGCACACTTCTCGGGTTAGAACCCTTTAAAGTACCGCCGTTTTTTCCGATGTTTACTTCCACCGTGTCTATCTCGTCATCGGTTTTGTCCATAAATCCCAACTCCACCACAAAGGTGTCGGAGATTTTCTTGTCCAGTAAAAACAAATATTTTTCAAGCTCTGCTTTGGCAAACAGAACGGTCTCGTTATTCAGCAAAACATTTACTTTCATTTTTCATTCTCCTTCATTAAAAGAATACATATCCTTTTTTTTCTTCTTCTTCCTGTTCCAACAGTTTTCTCACTTCCACATAGCCGGTGCGAACATAACTTCTAAGGTAATTTATAAAATGCACCAAGTCAAATACGTTGTAAACAGAAGCCTCTGTTTTGCGCACAAAATCAATGATTTTCTGCCATTCCGGCATGGATTTCTCACTGCCGTCGCGATAGTAAACCAGCTCGGCTTGTGCAATCCGTTGAAATACCATGGCATGATACTTTGCGTAAAATACAGATTGCGCATGGCAAAGATTATCAAGCTTCTGTTCTTTTTCAATCGCAGCAATTTCGGAAAGTATGCGGTTTACAAGCTCAAGAAGCTTTTCGGATTTTTCGCAGGATTCCTCTTCTTTTGAAAGATTCGAAAGACTTCTGAAATGGTTATAGAAAAGGTCTGCATATTGTCCGAACGCGCCCTCGTAATATTCTTTCACCAAATCCATATATGCTTTTTCGGAATGCCAGAAGGTTTTGGCATGCATATATGCCGCAAGACCTGTGGGCAGGAACGAACGCTGACTCTGGCAGTTTAAAATGCCATCCAGACCAACCTGCTCTAAGGCTTGAATATCCCGATATACAATTTCGGAGGCGTTTAAGTTACCCATGTCAACATATCGCTGCGTGTTCCAGTTGAAATATTCCCAGGAATAGCAGTCAATATCACCTGCCACTTCACGCCAGTCTTTAAGAAATGCAATGTTTAGACTAACATCCGTCGGATTATCATTTTTGTTTCTTACAAATTCAGGTGTTTTGGGCAATTCTCCCACCTCATCATAAGAAGCTTTGTAGTTTCTGCCGATGGGACAAAACGACAGCAAAGCTCTGTCGGGGTTTTTGATTTTTTCGGAAGGTGCCCATAAATTATCAATATAAAGCGGTGCAGAAATCCTCATTTTAAGACCTTCCTTAGTCATAATTTCATCTGCACGGTTTATTATGCGTACCGTTCCGTCGGCAGGCATAATTTTCTGACAGTTTTCACATTCACAGTGAACATTCATGGCATCCGCAAAGGAAACATCAAATATGTCTGTCTCGGGGTTTTCAC
This region includes:
- a CDS encoding YgjV family protein, whose amino-acid sequence is MDFGLSEWLGLIVSVAVVLSMQLKNVRYILVCQLVCNGLGALSYILNGNLSGCGLYGVAILQTIVFFLYRLKNPDKTPFFLALAFLVAFGVCSLATYRMPQDLLSAAAAVSCALGLAQKKASGYRLFMLLNGVLWLLYDVAVSAAMTMMLSHILTVAAALLGIVRLDLLKKERGKA
- a CDS encoding DUF4838 domain-containing protein; the encoded protein is MKVNVLLNNETVLFAKAELEKYLFLLDKKISDTFVVELGFMDKTDDEIDTVEVNIGKNGGTLKGSNPRSVLYAVYQYLEALGIRWVRHGHDGEYIPEGVKVEEHEVVFTHTATSKYRGTCLEGASSLEVLLTNIDWAAKMGLNAYFLQFTNPFGFMNRWYKHQRNGYRLNENLQPEDGMLFKDKVAVEVKKRGLSFHDVGHGWTSMPLGLLESDGEGDYPEEIRSKFALVNGKRSVADGAANTQLCYSNPEVRTLMAECVADYSEAHPEIDVIHFWLADGSSNYCECDACRQKRPADWYVMLLNEVDEALTKRNLDTKIVFLAYLDLLWAPLEEKIKNLDRMILMFAPIGRFYDTSYAQVGELTEEIPYELNKMHNPKDNEDNLGHLARWYKQFPVDCFSYEYYYWRAAKHHYGDFGTFNLAKIVYEDIVSMKKYNVLGVVSCQAQRAFMPNGFGQYVMCKAMWDEKISFEQMTDDYFEAAFGSLAEDFKGYFMRQSANSKVVIHRTEEMSLAIKHEAENMLAFLKEKQDEINALPFAKRKSVFYAQFHMEMLIKYMTAEAATKETYYEENRDKWVDLARFVYINEPEMQMAFDVELFMKDLAVIHPELKKFPEMGMVPGVVAELIPD
- a CDS encoding DUF4838 domain-containing protein, encoding GEYIPTGVCVPEKEVSFTRTAKNKYRGMIIEGGVTMDLMRADIDWCAKVGLNMYILQFFDQTLFFERWTSHLRNPLWIDARKVTPSEAMEYRNKMVNEIKKRGLIFNTGGHGLTSMAYGVPLTAEGEVVPDEMKDALAMIDGERKVHVSIGNTQLCFSNPDVIEKLANYIANYARENPETDIFDVSFADAMNVHCECENCQKIMPADGTVRIINRADEIMTKEGLKMRISAPLYIDNLWAPSEKIKNPDRALLSFCPIGRNYKASYDEVGELPKTPEFVRNKNDNPTDVSLNIAFLKDWREVAGDIDCYSWEYFNWNTQRYVDMGNLNASEIVYRDIQALEQVGLDGILNCQSQRSFLPTGLAAYMHAKTFWHSEKAYMDLVKEYYEGAFGQYADLFYNHFRSLSNLSKEEESCEKSEKLLELVNRILSEIAAIEKEQKLDNLCHAQSVFYAKYHAMVFQRIAQAELVYYRDGSEKSMPEWQKIIDFVRKTEASVYNVFDLVHFINYLRSYVRTGYVEVRKLLEQEEEEKKGYVFF